A genomic segment from Scyliorhinus torazame isolate Kashiwa2021f unplaced genomic scaffold, sScyTor2.1 scaffold_331, whole genome shotgun sequence encodes:
- the LOC140406166 gene encoding bromo adjacent homology domain-containing 1 protein-like — protein MMSLYWYYRPEHIQGGRNPSIHCENEIFASRHQDENSVACIEEKCYVLTFSEYCRFCALAKWREEGAPDHRPVVPPSEEYSTPPHRKVPENTDPDLVFICRHVYDFRHGRTLKNPQ, from the exons ATGATGAGCCTTTACTGGTACTACAGGCCTGAGCACATCCAGGGAGGCAGAAATCCAAGCATTCACTGTGAG AATGAGATCTTTGCTTCTCGGCATCAGGATGAGAACAGTGTGGCCTGCATTGAGGAGAAATGCTATGTGCTGACCTTCTCTGAATACTGCCG GTTCTGTGCCTTGGCAAAGTGGCGAGAGGAGGGGGCCCCTGACCACCGACCAGTGGTCCCTCCCTCTGAAGAATACTCCACTCCTCCCCATCGCAAGGTCCCGGAAAACACCGACCCGGATCTGGTCTTTATTTGCAGGCACGTGTATGACTTCCGCCATGGTCGAACTCTGAAAAATCCGCAATAG